TAGCCTAGGTTGGTTCCGCGGGCGATGCGCGCCGCCGGAGCAGCGCCGCACCTCCCAGCGCCAGCAACGTTCCCCCCGCCAGCAGCAGCGGCAGGCGCCGCGCCACCGGCTTGCGGAAGCCACCATCGATGCGGGGCCGGTCACCCGGCGGGTGGAACAGGTTGCCCGACGTCACCGCCGCCGGCCGTGCCTGGGTGAAATAGCCTTCGAACCAGCGGTCGATGATCTTGAGGCTGAGCGTGGGCGCCAGCGCATGGCCGATCCGCGCGGGCCAGGTCTGGGCACCGACGATGGTGGTGGCGCGCGGATGATCGGCGAGCCGCACCACCGCTGCCGCCACCCGTCGCGGATCGACCAGCGGCAGCGGCGGATGGATCGCCTTGCCGGTATAGTTGGCGGGATGGTCGAGCGCGGGGGTGTCGACCAGCGCCGGATAGACGTCGCAGATATGGATGTGCGGGTACGCCGCCTGTTCCGCGCGCAATGCCTCGGACAGGCCTTTCA
This genomic window from Sphingomonas sp. contains:
- a CDS encoding SDR family oxidoreductase — protein: MATLSSPRTAVITGASSGIGRATAELFAERGWRLVLAARGAEALEALASELRARGAAIEVVPTEIGDNAAVLALAEAAQAFGGTIDLWFANVGVGAVGRFEEVPIEAHEQVLRSNLLGHLYEAHAVLPIFQRQGRGVFVNMISMVGFAAAPLAAAYSASKFGLKGLSEALRAEQAAYPHIHICDVYPALVDTPALDHPANYTGKAIHPPLPLVDPRRVAAAVVRLADHPRATTIVGAQTWPARIGHALAPTLSLKIIDRWFEGYFTQARPAAVTSGNLFHPPGDRPRIDGGFRKPVARRLPLLLAGGTLLALGGAALLRRRASPAEPT